A region of the Roseiflexus sp. RS-1 genome:
TTCGCGCACCTCACGCTCTTCGTTGATCACGCTGATCTGTCCGGCGCCTATGCGCACAACACCGGCGATCCGTGCAACAATCGGTTCGCCATTGAGATCCGCCCGATTGCTCTGCGCCAGCACATCACCCTCGTTCACCTGCGCCCCGTCCGCCACGACCGGCTCATAGTGCGGCGGCAGTTCGTGATCGTCGGTGTAGAGTTCGGTTGCGACGACGCGGATCTTCCGCACCTCGTCTTCGCGCACCAGTTCGACGATGCCGTCGATCTCCGCCAGGATCGCCTTGCCCTTCGGCGTGCGCGCCTCGAAAATCTCCTGAACACGCGGCAAACCCTGGGTAATGTCGTCTGCCGACGCCACACCGCCGGTATGGAAGGTGCGCAGCGTCAACTGCGTGCCCGGCTCACCAATCGATTGTGCAGCAATAATGCCGACCGCCTCGCCGATATCGACCAGTTTGCCGGTTGCCAGGTTGCGCCCATAGCACATGCGGCAGATGCCGTAGTCGGCTTTGCATGCCAGCGGCGAGCGGACATACACCGCATCGATGGCAAGTTCCTTGCACTTGCGCACCAGCGCTTCATCGATCTCATCATTACGATTGGCAAGAATCTCACCCGTTCGTGGATCGACCAGGGGCGCTGCCAGCAGACGACCCAGGATGCGCTGCTCGAAGTCCTGCAGGACTTCGCGGTCATCGGCGCGGTAGATCCACAATCCCTCATCAGTCCCACAGTCATCGATGGTCACGATATTGTCCTGCGCCACATCGATCAGACGGCGGGTCAGATACCCGGCGTCCGCCGTGCGCAGCGCGGTATCCGCCAGACCTTTGCGTCCGCCGTGGGTTGACACAAAGTATTCGAGCACCGAGAGACCTTCCCGGAAGTTGCTCTTGATCGGCAGTTCGATGATCCGACCGGTCGGGTCGGACATCAAACCACGCATACCGGCCATCTGGCTCAACTGGTTGATATTCCCGCGGGCTGCGGAATTGACCATCATCGCCACCGGACCGAACGGATTCAGATGCTGCTTGACCGCTTCGGTGGTTTGTTTGGTGGCATTCTGCCAGATTTCCACAATTTCGCGGTAGCGCTCCTCTTCGGTGATCAGACCGCGCCGGAACTGTCGTTCCACCTCAGTGACGCGCTTTTCGGCTTCGGCAAGAATGTCCTGCTTCTTTGGCGGAATTTCGATATCATCGACGCCAATCGTCATACCGCCGCGCGTTGCATATCTGAATCCCAGCGTCTTGATCCGGTCGGCCTGGCTGGCCGTCATTTCCGAACCAAAATACCGCGCCAGGTCATCGCGCGGACGGTCGCCGTACATCGCGCGAATCGTGTCGAGATCGGCTTCGGTCAGGTTGTTGAGATTCGTATAGTATTTGTAGCAGTCGGCGATGATCTCACGCAACCCTTTTTTGGCGATCAGGCGATTGCGGAAGCGCAATGGTTCGAGCAGTTCATTGTTGAAAATGATTCGTCCAATCGTCGTCTCCAGCAACATCCGGGGCGCGCCGTTTTCGTCGGGGCTGAGCATCCGCACCGGTCGATCGCTCTCACCATACACCGTCCCCGTCATGCGAACAAAGATCGGCGCCTGGATATCGATCAGTCCTTTGTCGTATGCCAGCAACGCCTCATCGATCGAGGCGAACATCTTACCGCTGCCCTTTGCCCCGTCTTTCACCATCGTCAGGTAGTAACACCCAAGCACGATATCCTGTGACGGTGTAATGATCGGATCACCGGTGGCTGGCGACAACAGGTTGTACTTCGACAGCATGCGCATGCGCGCTTCTTCCTGCGCCTTACGCGAGAGCGGCACGTGCACCGCCATCTGGTCGCCATCGAAGTCGGCATTGAATGCCGCGCAGACGAGCGGATGCAACTGGATCGCCGAACCCTCGATCAGTTTGGCTTCGAATGCCTGGATCGAGAGGCGGTGCAGCGACGGAGCGCGGTTCAGCAGCACCAGGTAGTCCTTGATCACCTCTTCGAGCACGTCCCACACTTCAGGGCGAACGCGCTCGACGATGCGTTTGGCGCTTTTGATGTTATGGGCGAACCCTTTTTCCACCAGGCGGCGCATCACGAACGGCTTGAACAGTTCGAGCGCCATTTTCTTAGGCAGACCGCACTGGTGCAGTTTCAGGTCTGGTCCAACCACGATCACCGAGCGTCCTGAGTAGTCGACGCGCTTACCGAGCAGGTTCTGGCGGAAGCGCCCCTGCTTGCCTTTGAGCATATCGCTCAGGCTCTTCAGGCGGTGCTTTCCCTTGCCCGACACGGCGCGCCCGCGGCGCCCATTATCGATCAGCGCATCGACCGCTTCCTGGAGCATGCGCTTCTCGTTGCGCACGATGATCTCGGGCGCGTTGAGTTCCATCAGGCGCTTCAGGCGATTATTGCGATTGATGACGCGCCGGTACAGGTCGTTGAGGTCACTGGTGGCGAAACGACCGCCATCGAGTTGCACCATCGGGCGCAGGTCGGGCGGAATGACCGGCAGCACCGTCAGGATCATCCACTCAGGGCGATTGCCGCTCTTGCGGAACGCCTCGACCACGCGCAGGCGTTTGGTCGCCTTCTTGCGCCGCTGCCCCTGCGTGGTATACACCTCGTTCTGCAATTCTTCCGCCAGTTTATCGAGGTCGATCGTGCGCACGATCATGTCGCGCACCGCCCCTGCACCCATATCGGCGCGAAACACGCCCGGCGCAATCTCACGGAGCGCGCGATACTCCTGTTCACTCAGAATGCGCTTCAGTTTGATCGAATCGATCTGTTCGAGGCGCTCCTTTTCCTCGCGCACCAGGCGATCAAGTTCGCTCTGCAAGCGCTCCTGCAAGCGCTCCCGTTCCTGGCTGGCTTCATACTCCTTGCGCTCGCGCTCGGCGCCGGTCAACTGCTCGGCGTCCTCAAGATCGCGCTGCTTGCGCTGCTCAAGCGTCTCCAGTTCCTGATCGAGCAATTCATCAAGCGCATCGAGGGTCTTTTCGGTGATAATCTCACCCTCTTCGATCAGCACCGTTCCGCGGAAGAGAATATCCTCCTCCGCCGCCTCCCCCTGCTTCTCTTCGAGATCGCTGCGCAGGCGTTCCGCTTCGGCGCTGATCTCATCGCGCAGGCGGCGATATTCCTCCTCGATCCGCCGCTGCGTCGTGATCTGGGCGCTCTCCATGCCGCCGAGGTCCTGCGTTAGTTGGGTCGAGAGTTCGATCTGCTTGCTCTCGGCTTCCTGCTGGATACGCTCGCGCTTTTCGCGGTATTCCGCCTGCAACGCCTCACGCGCCTGCGCCTTCAACTCCTCATCAACGTGCACGATCATGTATGAGGCGAAGTACAGCACACGCTCCAGGTTGCGCGGCGAAATGTCGAGCAGCAGACCGAGGCGGCTCGGCGTGCCCTTCACAAACCAGATATGCGATACCGGCGACGCCAGCGAAATATGCCCCATGCGCTCACGTCGCACCTTCGAGCGGGTCACCTCAACGCCGCACTTGTCGCAGACGACGCCCTTATAGCGCACACGCTTATACTTGCCGCAGTAGCATTCCCAGTCCTTGGTCGGACCGAAGATGCGCTCACAGAACAGACCGTCGCGTTCGGGTTTCAGTGTGCGGTAGTTGATCGTCTCCGGCTTGGTCACCTCGCCGTGCGACCAGCTCAGAATATCTTCAGGCGACGCGAGACTGATGCGAATGGCGCTAAAATCGTTGATTTCGAGCATTGTTCTCTCCCAATGGCATGCGCCCGTTCAAACAACACACATCCTCCCGCCGACCGACATGCCGGCGGGAGGGACAGAATGGCGTTTAGAATTCCCCACGCTCCATGCCCGACAGGTTGATTCCATCGAGCGCCGCCAGATCGCTATCCGCGTCATCGGTCAGTTCCACCGGCGTCTCATCGGCGCTCAGCACCTCGACCGACAGACCGAGCGACTGCAATTCCTTGATCAGCACCTTGAAGCTTTCCGGAACGCCAGCCTCCTGGATCGGCTCACCCTTCACGATCGCCTCATACGTCTTCACGCGACCCACCACATCGTCCGACTTCACGGTGAGCATTTCCTGGAGGGTATAGGCAGCGCCATACGCTTCCAGCGCCCAGACTTCCATTTCGCCGAAGCGCTGACCGCCGAACTGCGCCTTGCCGCCCAGCGGTTGTTGCGTCACCAGGCTGTATGGACCGGTCGAGCGCGCGTGGATCTTATCCTCCACCAGGTGCGCCAGTTTCATCATATAGATATACCCGACGGTCACCGGGCGATCAAACGCTTCGCCGGTGCGCCCGTCGTAGAGGGTGATCTTGCCATCAGGCGGCAGATCGGCGCGTTTGAGCCATTCCTTGATCTCCGTCTCAGTCGCGCCATCGAACACCGGTGTGGCGACGCGATAGCCAAGGCGAGCAGCCGCCCATCCCAGATGCGTCTCCAGAATCTGACCGATGTTCATACGGCTTGGCACGCCGATCGGGTTCAAAATGATATCGACCGGCGTCCCATCGGGCAGAAACGGCATATCCTCGATCGGCAAAATGCGGCTGACAACGCCCTTGTTCCCATGGCGACCGGCCATCTTATCGCCAGCCGAGATCTTGCGCTTCTGACACAGCAACACATCGACGCGCTGATTGACGCCGACCGGCAGTTCGACATCGTCATCACGGGTAAAGACCTTGACATCGATGACCTTGCCGCGCACGCCGTTCGGCACCCGCAGCGACGAGTCCTTCACTTCGCGCGCTTTTTCGCCGAAGATTGCCCGCAGCAGACGCTCCTCAGCCGTGAGATCGGTTTCGCCTTTCGGTGTGATCTTGCCGACGAGAATATCGTTCGGTTGCACCTCGGCGCCGATATAGATGATGCCGCGATCATCCAGATTACGCAGGCTATCCTGCCCGACATTCGGAATATCGCGGGTAATCTCTTCCGGTCCCAGTTTGGTGTCGCGCGCTTCGACCTCATACTTTTCGATATGGATCGAGGTGAAAATATCTTCGCGCACCAGGCGTTCTGAAACCAGGATGGCATCCTCAAAATTGCCGCCTTCCCACGGCATGAACGCAACCAGCACATTCTGCCCGAGCGCCAGTTCGCCGTTATCAGTGCTGGAACTGTCGGCAATGATATCGCCCTTGCGCACTCGCTGACCACGTGACACAATCGGGCGCTGATTGATACAGGTGTCCTGGTTCGAGCGCATAAACTTACGCAGGCGGTACGACCGCTCATTGCCGTCGTCCTCCAGGATCACGATCTCATCAGCGGTCGCCGAAAGAACGACGCCATCAGCTTTGGCAACCACCACCTGCCCGCTATCGCGCGCCGCCACATACTCCATGCCGGTGCCGACGATCGGCGCATCAGGACGCAGGAGCGGCACCGCCTGTCGCTGCATATTCGACCCCATCAGCGCGCGGTTGGCGTCGTCGTGCTCCAGGAAGGGGATCAGCGCCGTTGACACGCTGACCACCTGTTTGGGTGACACATCCATATAATCGACGCGCTCAATCGGCACATCATCAAAATCGCCGGCGTAGCGCACCGACACGGTTCCTTCAAGGAAGCGATTATGCTCGTCTAGCGGTGCGTTCGCCTGAACAATGACAAACCTGTCTTCCTCGTCGGCGGAGAGATAATCCACCTCCTGCGAGACAACCGGACGGATCTTGATGATCTTCAATGGCGTTTCGACGATCCGCTCCGCCAGGGCGCGGTTGACTTCCTGCCCGGCGTGGGCGATCACCTCGCCGGTAGTGGGATCGACCACATCCTCACGCAGAATCTGCCCGCGCAGCAGCGCAACGGCTATCCGGCGCGCAACCGCAGCATCGACACGCGTGCCGCGCACGGCGATCAACTCGCCGGTGCGCAGGTCGCGCACATCGCGCAGTAACAATCCCTGGCGCTCCCACTCGCTGGCGTTGGGCACCTCGCGGTACACCTTACGATACGGCGTCTCCAGGAAGCCCATTTCATTAACCCGCGCATAGGTGGACATGGTGCCGATCAGACCGATGTTTGGTCCTTCCGGCGTCTCCACCGGGCAGATGCGCCCATAGTGCGAATGATGCACGTCGCGCACCTCGAACCCGGCGCGATCGCGACTGAGACCACCCGGACCGAGAGCGGAGAGGCGGCGCTTGTGGGTCAATTCCGCCAGCGGGTTGGTCTGATCCATGAACTGCGAGAGTTGCGCCCCGCCGAAGAACTCGCGCATGGCTGCGACGACCGGGCGAATATTCACCAGCGCATTTGGCGTGGCCGTCTCCGGGTCCTGCAGCGACATGCGTTCTTTGATCACGCGCTCCATGCGCAGCAGACCGACGCGGAACTGCTGCTGGATCAATTCGCCGACGGTGCGCACACGGCGGTTGCCGAGGTGATCGATATCATCGGCGCGCAGTCCTGGCGTACCGTTGTTCAGTTGAATCATGCGCTCGACGATCTTGAAAATATCGTCGGGGAGCAACACACGCACCTTCACGTCGGGCGCCTGACGACGCACTTCAGGGCGGGTATCTTTTTCCCAGAGGTTCTTATTCAGTTTATAGCGCCCGACGCGCGACAAATCGTAACGACGCGGATTGAAGAGCAACGCCTCAATCAGATTGCGCGCGTTATCGAGAGTCGGCGGATCGCCCGGTCGCAGGCGCTTGTACAACTCCAGCAACGCCTCCTTCGCATGGCGCGCCGGGTCTTTATCGAGGGTCGCCTTGATGTACTGATGGTCGCCGGTCTC
Encoded here:
- a CDS encoding DNA-directed RNA polymerase subunit beta', yielding MLEINDFSAIRISLASPEDILSWSHGEVTKPETINYRTLKPERDGLFCERIFGPTKDWECYCGKYKRVRYKGVVCDKCGVEVTRSKVRRERMGHISLASPVSHIWFVKGTPSRLGLLLDISPRNLERVLYFASYMIVHVDEELKAQAREALQAEYREKRERIQQEAESKQIELSTQLTQDLGGMESAQITTQRRIEEEYRRLRDEISAEAERLRSDLEEKQGEAAEEDILFRGTVLIEEGEIITEKTLDALDELLDQELETLEQRKQRDLEDAEQLTGAERERKEYEASQERERLQERLQSELDRLVREEKERLEQIDSIKLKRILSEQEYRALREIAPGVFRADMGAGAVRDMIVRTIDLDKLAEELQNEVYTTQGQRRKKATKRLRVVEAFRKSGNRPEWMILTVLPVIPPDLRPMVQLDGGRFATSDLNDLYRRVINRNNRLKRLMELNAPEIIVRNEKRMLQEAVDALIDNGRRGRAVSGKGKHRLKSLSDMLKGKQGRFRQNLLGKRVDYSGRSVIVVGPDLKLHQCGLPKKMALELFKPFVMRRLVEKGFAHNIKSAKRIVERVRPEVWDVLEEVIKDYLVLLNRAPSLHRLSIQAFEAKLIEGSAIQLHPLVCAAFNADFDGDQMAVHVPLSRKAQEEARMRMLSKYNLLSPATGDPIITPSQDIVLGCYYLTMVKDGAKGSGKMFASIDEALLAYDKGLIDIQAPIFVRMTGTVYGESDRPVRMLSPDENGAPRMLLETTIGRIIFNNELLEPLRFRNRLIAKKGLREIIADCYKYYTNLNNLTEADLDTIRAMYGDRPRDDLARYFGSEMTASQADRIKTLGFRYATRGGMTIGVDDIEIPPKKQDILAEAEKRVTEVERQFRRGLITEEERYREIVEIWQNATKQTTEAVKQHLNPFGPVAMMVNSAARGNINQLSQMAGMRGLMSDPTGRIIELPIKSNFREGLSVLEYFVSTHGGRKGLADTALRTADAGYLTRRLIDVAQDNIVTIDDCGTDEGLWIYRADDREVLQDFEQRILGRLLAAPLVDPRTGEILANRNDEIDEALVRKCKELAIDAVYVRSPLACKADYGICRMCYGRNLATGKLVDIGEAVGIIAAQSIGEPGTQLTLRTFHTGGVASADDITQGLPRVQEIFEARTPKGKAILAEIDGIVELVREDEVRKIRVVATELYTDDHELPPHYEPVVADGAQVNEGDVLAQSNRADLNGEPIVARIAGVVRIGAGQISVINEEREVREVVAPHTARLAPGIENGARVVAGQHLTEGSADPQELLALQGREAVQRYLVNEAQKVYRSQGVDINDKHIEVIVRQMLRRVRIEEPGDTDYLPGELIDSTEFVRKNAEIISQGGEPATASTMLLGITKASLTTDSFLAAASFQETTRVLTEAAITGKVDYLRGLKENVVIGKLIPAGTGIEKRRQLAEEIIGELANVAPATSTAVVEQERPDREADEALRRRLRALIGGDGDDGERNNGDFDDQVGEDVVIPPDDDDQEA
- the rpoB gene encoding DNA-directed RNA polymerase subunit beta, which encodes MPPLTQSVVLQPLIVPNDVGIDALHRGKIERYSFARISNAIELPKLIETQLNSFEWFRKEGLRELFEEISPITDFTGKNMELRFLDYHFGEPRYNEHECRERGITYSAPIRVNVQLRILSTGELKESEIFLGDFPLMTENGTFVINGAERVVVSQLIRSPGVYFKEEKDPTSGRSLHSAKLIPSRGAWLEFETNKRDVISVKVDRKRKIPVTILLRAVLGWRANPDGSGQWAPDNELDQRGRDEEILELFAHLETGDHQYIKATLDKDPARHAKEALLELYKRLRPGDPPTLDNARNLIEALLFNPRRYDLSRVGRYKLNKNLWEKDTRPEVRRQAPDVKVRVLLPDDIFKIVERMIQLNNGTPGLRADDIDHLGNRRVRTVGELIQQQFRVGLLRMERVIKERMSLQDPETATPNALVNIRPVVAAMREFFGGAQLSQFMDQTNPLAELTHKRRLSALGPGGLSRDRAGFEVRDVHHSHYGRICPVETPEGPNIGLIGTMSTYARVNEMGFLETPYRKVYREVPNASEWERQGLLLRDVRDLRTGELIAVRGTRVDAAVARRIAVALLRGQILREDVVDPTTGEVIAHAGQEVNRALAERIVETPLKIIKIRPVVSQEVDYLSADEEDRFVIVQANAPLDEHNRFLEGTVSVRYAGDFDDVPIERVDYMDVSPKQVVSVSTALIPFLEHDDANRALMGSNMQRQAVPLLRPDAPIVGTGMEYVAARDSGQVVVAKADGVVLSATADEIVILEDDGNERSYRLRKFMRSNQDTCINQRPIVSRGQRVRKGDIIADSSSTDNGELALGQNVLVAFMPWEGGNFEDAILVSERLVREDIFTSIHIEKYEVEARDTKLGPEEITRDIPNVGQDSLRNLDDRGIIYIGAEVQPNDILVGKITPKGETDLTAEERLLRAIFGEKAREVKDSSLRVPNGVRGKVIDVKVFTRDDDVELPVGVNQRVDVLLCQKRKISAGDKMAGRHGNKGVVSRILPIEDMPFLPDGTPVDIILNPIGVPSRMNIGQILETHLGWAAARLGYRVATPVFDGATETEIKEWLKRADLPPDGKITLYDGRTGEAFDRPVTVGYIYMMKLAHLVEDKIHARSTGPYSLVTQQPLGGKAQFGGQRFGEMEVWALEAYGAAYTLQEMLTVKSDDVVGRVKTYEAIVKGEPIQEAGVPESFKVLIKELQSLGLSVEVLSADETPVELTDDADSDLAALDGINLSGMERGEF